One genomic window of Candidatus Hydrogenedentota bacterium includes the following:
- a CDS encoding restriction endonuclease: protein MNSLTVALLKREAQAFAQLESQCREPSLFGVTDGKAVGTYLEHKFQTILQEKYGYVRGSSAKGIDFPEFGVDIKVTSVRQPQSSCPFKSARQKVYGLGYSLLVFVYDKTDNLKTRTATLDIKHVIFVEASRTADYQTTSGLLKILDNAGNLDDVIAFITERFLPVDEIQANELASEILRSRPEVGCLTISNALQWRLQYTRAIEQAGTVAGVERLA from the coding sequence ATGAATTCGCTTACAGTAGCTTTGCTCAAACGCGAAGCGCAGGCGTTCGCACAGTTGGAGTCTCAATGCCGCGAGCCCAGCCTCTTTGGCGTGACCGATGGGAAAGCCGTCGGTACATACCTGGAGCACAAGTTTCAGACAATCCTACAAGAGAAATATGGATATGTACGAGGCTCCTCGGCTAAAGGGATTGACTTTCCCGAATTCGGCGTGGACATCAAGGTAACGAGCGTTCGCCAGCCTCAGTCGTCGTGTCCATTCAAGTCCGCAAGGCAGAAGGTGTATGGATTGGGCTATTCGTTGTTGGTTTTCGTATACGACAAGACGGACAACCTCAAGACGCGAACCGCAACGCTCGACATCAAGCACGTTATTTTCGTTGAGGCTTCCCGGACAGCCGATTACCAAACGACGTCCGGTCTGTTGAAAATTCTGGACAATGCCGGCAATCTCGACGACGTTATTGCATTCATTACGGAACGGTTCCTGCCGGTCGACGAGATTCAGGCCAATGAATTGGCGTCCGAGATTCTGAGAAGTCGTCCGGAAGTGGGATGTCTCACTATATCGAATGCGCTCCAGTGGCGGCTTCAATACACGCGGGCAATCGAGCAGGCGGGAACCGTAGCGGGCGTCGAGCGACTTGCATGA
- a CDS encoding secondary thiamine-phosphate synthase enzyme YjbQ: MHKLTVRTTAHSVFVDITREIQRIVSESSVRSGVCHIFVPHTTAGITINENADPDVTRDILQTLERIVPWRGPYAHDEGNSAAHVKAGMMGFSQTVLIENGALALGTWQAIYFCEFDGPRNREVWVQIGTTQ, from the coding sequence ATGCACAAATTGACCGTTCGCACCACCGCGCATAGCGTGTTCGTGGACATTACGCGCGAGATCCAGCGCATCGTCTCCGAATCCAGCGTGCGCAGCGGCGTCTGTCACATCTTCGTACCGCACACGACCGCCGGCATAACCATCAACGAGAATGCCGACCCCGACGTGACGCGCGACATTCTGCAAACGCTGGAACGCATCGTGCCCTGGAGAGGCCCCTACGCGCACGACGAAGGCAATTCCGCCGCCCACGTCAAGGCCGGCATGATGGGATTCAGCCAGACTGTCCTGATCGAAAATGGCGCACTGGCGCTGGGAACTTGGCAAGCGATCTATTTCTGTGAATTCGACGGTCCCCGCAACCGCGAGGTCTGGGTGCAAATTGGCACTACACAGTAA
- a CDS encoding ABC transporter ATP-binding protein, producing the protein MILTENLTKRFGGKAAVDCLNLRIPPGEFFCFLGPNGAGKTTTIKMLTGLLHPSEGRAVIGGYDIQQDPVEAKRVIGYVPDSPFLYEKLTGREFMRFVAGLYRLPDSHVMKQGEHLLELFGIRHVGDELIEDYSHGMRQKLSFASCFLHEPKVVVVDEPWVGLDPKNIRFVKDYLREKTREGVTVFMSTHTLSIAEEVADRIGIIHNGRLLHLGSVPEIMAMAQRPGSLEDVFLELTQGDET; encoded by the coding sequence ATGATCTTGACGGAAAACCTGACCAAACGATTCGGCGGCAAGGCGGCGGTGGATTGCCTGAACCTACGGATTCCACCCGGCGAATTCTTCTGCTTTCTGGGGCCCAACGGTGCGGGGAAAACGACGACGATCAAAATGCTGACGGGACTGTTGCATCCCTCGGAAGGACGGGCCGTTATCGGGGGGTACGACATCCAGCAGGACCCCGTGGAGGCGAAGCGCGTGATTGGGTACGTGCCCGACAGCCCGTTCCTGTACGAAAAATTGACGGGGCGCGAATTCATGCGATTTGTCGCGGGGCTGTACCGTTTGCCCGATTCGCATGTGATGAAACAGGGCGAACACCTGCTCGAACTTTTCGGCATCCGGCACGTCGGCGATGAACTGATCGAAGATTACAGTCACGGCATGCGGCAGAAACTTTCCTTCGCATCATGCTTCCTGCACGAGCCGAAAGTCGTCGTCGTGGACGAGCCGTGGGTGGGGCTCGATCCGAAGAATATACGCTTCGTCAAGGATTATTTGCGCGAGAAGACACGGGAAGGCGTCACGGTGTTTATGTCCACGCACACGCTGAGCATCGCCGAAGAGGTGGCCGATCGCATCGGCATCATCCACAATGGCCGCCTGCTGCACCTGGGATCGGTCCCCGAAATCATGGCGATGGCGCAGCGTCCCGGATCGCTCGAGGACGTTTTCCTCGAATTGACACAGGGGGATGAAACATGA
- a CDS encoding transglutaminase-like domain-containing protein, whose protein sequence is MLRRPKRQLISAAIVTFWCVMMAALFYREGSLPFLGSKPASLPTRVLRPSSTWMGVYSGETRVGFVNINTTPDTRDGHIGVAFSSTARLHLNLLATPLDLFISGVAWIPQDGGKAEFDFKVRSGEHTMRVSATVANGLLDAQILTGGEAIPFQFPVGKDLLLSGVMGTTTLNVPLLRVGEEVVIDAFDPMTFSVGKARVKCVGEETIKAAGASVRTKIVETSTNGLTSKAWIDDNEEIVRAETPLGFTLRRISPQEALAPAGETPPSDLLRTVAVRPEGMKPFRGAKRMTVRVSGVPETNYPPVDDVQTANGAEYTIASPPEPLDMPSGGPLDETLKASLAGDAFIQSEHPRVKGLAGKIVGDEKDPWRQAKRIYDWVHENIRKTVVLSVPSALETLETREGDCNEHAVLFAALARASGIPTRVAIGLAWSDELDGFYYHAWPEVHAGRWIPMDPTLGQPIADATHVKLLNGNIETWPQLLPYIGQLRMDIVSIE, encoded by the coding sequence GTGTTGCGGCGCCCAAAGCGACAATTGATTTCCGCGGCTATCGTGACGTTTTGGTGCGTCATGATGGCCGCGTTGTTTTACCGGGAAGGCTCCCTGCCGTTCCTTGGTTCGAAGCCCGCATCCCTGCCGACTCGCGTGCTACGCCCCAGTTCAACGTGGATGGGAGTGTATTCGGGCGAGACGCGCGTGGGGTTCGTCAATATCAACACGACGCCCGACACGCGCGACGGCCATATCGGCGTCGCCTTTTCGAGCACGGCGCGTTTGCATCTCAATCTTCTGGCGACGCCGCTCGACCTTTTCATTTCAGGCGTGGCGTGGATTCCGCAGGATGGCGGCAAGGCGGAGTTCGATTTCAAAGTTCGTTCGGGCGAGCACACCATGCGTGTTTCCGCGACAGTTGCCAATGGCCTGCTCGACGCACAAATACTTACCGGGGGGGAGGCGATCCCGTTCCAGTTTCCCGTGGGCAAGGATCTGTTGTTGTCGGGCGTCATGGGGACGACCACGTTGAACGTGCCGTTGCTGCGCGTGGGGGAGGAGGTCGTGATAGACGCCTTTGATCCGATGACGTTTTCGGTGGGCAAGGCGCGGGTGAAATGCGTCGGCGAGGAAACGATCAAAGCCGCGGGCGCGTCCGTGCGGACCAAAATCGTCGAAACGTCCACGAACGGCCTGACATCCAAGGCGTGGATTGACGACAACGAGGAGATTGTTCGTGCGGAAACGCCTTTGGGCTTCACGTTGCGGCGCATCTCGCCGCAGGAAGCGCTGGCGCCGGCCGGTGAAACGCCGCCCTCGGATTTGCTTCGAACGGTGGCGGTTCGTCCCGAGGGAATGAAACCATTCCGTGGCGCGAAACGGATGACCGTGCGGGTGTCGGGCGTGCCGGAGACGAATTATCCGCCCGTGGACGACGTGCAAACGGCCAATGGCGCGGAATACACGATTGCAAGCCCACCGGAGCCGCTGGACATGCCTTCGGGCGGCCCATTGGACGAGACATTGAAAGCGAGTCTGGCGGGCGATGCGTTCATCCAATCGGAACATCCACGGGTGAAGGGACTGGCCGGAAAAATTGTCGGGGATGAAAAAGATCCCTGGCGGCAGGCGAAACGCATCTACGACTGGGTCCACGAGAACATTCGCAAGACGGTGGTGTTGAGCGTGCCGTCCGCGCTCGAAACGCTGGAAACGCGCGAGGGCGACTGCAACGAGCACGCCGTGCTGTTTGCGGCATTGGCCCGCGCGTCGGGGATTCCGACGCGCGTGGCGATCGGGCTGGCGTGGAGTGACGAACTGGACGGTTTTTATTACCATGCATGGCCGGAAGTCCACGCGGGGCGCTGGATTCCGATGGATCCGACGCTGGGCCAGCCCATAGCCGATGCGACGCACGTCAAATTGTTGAACGGCAATATTGAAACGTGGCCGCAACTTCTGCCGTATATCGGCCAGTTGCGCATGGACATTGTGAGCATCGAATAG
- the secA gene encoding preprotein translocase subunit SecA, which produces MLSRILQSLFGTSSDREVKRMMPVLQAVRDRESVYARMTNDELRAQTTKFKERLSQVREEYRRAHPIGTMEADEYLKALMKHLAPELEAILPDAFAVVREAAKRVVGLRPFDVQVIGGIVLHRSGIAEMVTGEGKTLVATMPVYLNALTGDGVHIVTVNDYLARRDSEWMGPIFKFLGLTVGLIQHDMSTAERQVGYRADVTYGTNNEFGFDYLRDNMALRPEMRVQRLLNYAIVDEVDSILIDEARTPLIISGRPEKSTDLYYKVDDVVRQLRPGKHFELEEKGHHVLLNEEGMEMAERLLGVQDLYVDDALGIVHMIEQSIRAHHFFKRDKEYMIQNGEVLIVDEFTGRAMEGRRWSDGLHQAIEAKERVSVQFESQTVATITYQNYFRLYNKLAGMTGTAATEAGEFHQIYGLEVVQIPTNLPLIREDMTDLVFATEMGKFRHVVNEICQIHSRGRPVLVGTVSIEKSELLAGMLEERGVKEYQVLNAKYHEREASIIANAGKPGAITIATNMAGRGTDIKLAEGVRELGGLAIVGTERHESRRIDNQLRGRCGRQGDPGTTRFYVSLEDEVARLFGGDKVKKMLDWFGSNEMDDEPLNQRMVTRTIERAQRQVEEYNFEIRKHLLEYDMVMDKQRRIIYKMRRDVLEDRDVTQQIHDMFENVIGDIVAEYAPEDVQPDEWDLEGLATAFRKFFGFEPDITGGNAEDPAPLAESLLKQAIDEYLRREDLIAEEIRHAFHEQIGGDDSYVDFKKLARKRVHDLEMMALLRAVDDKWIDHLYSMDYLRESVRLRAYGQKDPLIEYKTEGYEIFQAMMKSIEENVTQTLFRLTDPEVRRTRQIQARRGMLTAKSDPFAQLSQYSYVAADKEQDRSFASYDTSRFALAGQPSEAQGAAPGESAPKPKPRPIRVGPKINPNDKCPCGSGKKYKKCCGAQSDN; this is translated from the coding sequence GTGCTCAGTCGCATTTTGCAGTCCCTTTTCGGCACGAGCAGCGACCGTGAAGTGAAGCGGATGATGCCGGTGCTTCAGGCGGTCCGCGATCGCGAATCCGTTTATGCGCGCATGACGAACGACGAGTTGCGCGCACAGACGACGAAATTCAAGGAACGTCTGTCGCAAGTCCGCGAAGAATATCGCCGCGCCCATCCCATCGGCACCATGGAGGCCGACGAATATCTCAAGGCGCTCATGAAACACTTGGCGCCGGAACTCGAGGCCATTTTGCCGGACGCCTTTGCGGTGGTTCGCGAGGCCGCGAAACGCGTGGTGGGATTGCGTCCGTTCGACGTGCAAGTGATTGGCGGGATCGTGCTTCACCGCAGCGGCATTGCGGAAATGGTCACGGGGGAAGGCAAGACGCTCGTGGCGACCATGCCGGTGTATTTGAACGCGTTGACGGGCGACGGGGTGCATATCGTGACGGTGAACGATTACCTTGCCCGCCGCGACAGTGAATGGATGGGTCCGATCTTCAAGTTTCTCGGCCTGACGGTGGGACTTATTCAGCACGACATGTCCACGGCGGAACGCCAGGTCGGATACCGGGCGGATGTCACCTATGGCACGAACAACGAGTTTGGATTCGACTATCTTCGCGACAACATGGCGTTGCGGCCTGAAATGCGCGTGCAACGCCTGCTCAATTACGCCATTGTGGACGAGGTGGACTCGATTCTGATTGACGAGGCGCGGACGCCGTTGATTATCTCGGGTCGCCCGGAAAAAAGCACGGACCTGTATTACAAGGTGGACGACGTTGTCCGCCAGCTTAGGCCCGGCAAGCATTTTGAATTGGAGGAAAAGGGCCACCACGTCCTGCTCAACGAAGAGGGCATGGAAATGGCCGAGCGGTTGCTGGGCGTCCAGGACTTGTACGTGGACGATGCGCTCGGCATTGTCCACATGATCGAGCAGTCCATCCGCGCCCACCATTTTTTCAAGCGCGACAAGGAATACATGATTCAGAACGGGGAAGTCCTGATCGTGGATGAGTTCACGGGCCGCGCGATGGAAGGCCGGCGCTGGTCGGACGGCCTGCATCAGGCCATCGAGGCGAAAGAGCGGGTGTCGGTTCAGTTCGAGTCGCAGACAGTCGCGACGATTACCTATCAGAATTATTTTCGGTTGTACAACAAACTGGCGGGCATGACGGGCACCGCGGCCACCGAAGCGGGCGAATTTCACCAAATCTACGGCCTCGAAGTCGTTCAGATACCGACGAATCTGCCGCTCATCCGGGAGGATATGACCGATCTCGTGTTTGCGACGGAAATGGGCAAGTTCCGGCATGTCGTAAACGAGATTTGCCAGATTCACAGCCGGGGCCGACCGGTGCTGGTGGGTACGGTGTCCATCGAAAAGTCGGAATTGCTGGCCGGGATGCTCGAAGAGCGCGGGGTAAAAGAATATCAAGTTCTGAACGCGAAATATCACGAGCGCGAGGCCTCGATTATCGCGAACGCCGGCAAACCGGGCGCTATTACCATCGCGACCAACATGGCGGGCCGCGGCACGGACATCAAACTAGCCGAAGGCGTGCGCGAACTGGGCGGACTCGCCATCGTGGGCACCGAACGGCATGAATCGCGCCGCATAGACAACCAGTTACGCGGGCGGTGCGGGCGGCAGGGCGATCCGGGAACGACGCGCTTTTATGTGAGCCTCGAGGACGAGGTTGCGCGGCTTTTCGGCGGCGACAAAGTCAAGAAGATGCTCGACTGGTTCGGCAGCAACGAGATGGACGACGAACCGCTCAACCAGCGGATGGTCACGCGCACGATCGAACGCGCGCAACGACAGGTCGAGGAGTATAACTTCGAGATCCGCAAACATCTGCTTGAATATGACATGGTCATGGACAAACAACGTCGCATCATCTACAAAATGCGGCGGGATGTGCTCGAAGACCGCGACGTGACGCAGCAGATTCACGACATGTTCGAAAACGTCATCGGGGACATTGTCGCCGAATACGCTCCGGAGGATGTGCAGCCCGACGAATGGGACTTGGAAGGACTGGCCACGGCATTCCGAAAATTTTTCGGATTTGAGCCGGATATCACGGGCGGCAATGCCGAGGACCCCGCGCCGTTGGCCGAAAGCCTGCTCAAACAGGCCATTGACGAGTACCTCCGGCGCGAGGATCTCATCGCGGAGGAAATCCGGCACGCATTCCACGAGCAGATTGGCGGCGACGACTCGTATGTGGATTTCAAGAAATTGGCGCGCAAGCGTGTCCACGATCTTGAAATGATGGCGTTGTTGCGGGCGGTGGACGACAAGTGGATCGATCACTTGTATTCGATGGACTATCTGCGTGAATCCGTCCGGCTGCGGGCCTACGGGCAAAAGGATCCGTTGATCGAATACAAGACGGAGGGGTACGAGATTTTCCAGGCCATGATGAAATCCATTGAGGAGAATGTCACACAAACCCTGTTCCGTCTGACTGATCCGGAGGTTCGTCGGACGCGTCAGATACAGGCGCGGCGGGGCATGTTGACGGCGAAGAGCGATCCGTTTGCGCAATTGTCGCAATACAGTTACGTTGCGGCGGACAAGGAACAGGACCGCAGTTTCGCGTCGTACGATACAAGCCGTTTCGCGCTGGCCGGCCAGCCGTCGGAGGCGCAGGGCGCCGCGCCGGGCGAATCCGCTCCGAAACCCAAGCCGCGTCCGATCCGGGTTGGCCCGAAAATCAATCCGAACGACAAATGCCCTTGCGGCAGCGGAAAGAAGTATAAAAAGTGTTGCGGCGCCCAAAGCGACAATTGA
- a CDS encoding argininosuccinate synthase has protein sequence MASEVKKIVLAYSGGLDTSVILKWLQETYKADVVAYIADVGQGEETEPARQKAVATGACAVYVDDAREEFARDFVFPTIRANAIYEGTYMLGTSVARPLIAKGQIEIYRKEKADAVSHGATGKGNDQVRFELTYFAHEPNVRIIAPWRDPKWDLTSRTKMMEYAQKHGIAVPTTVKKPYSSDRNLLHISFEGGILEDPWAEPPEDMFVLSVDPRKAPDIPTYVEIDFEEGTPVAVDGCRLSPAALMARVNELGGANGVGRVDMVENRFVGMKSRGVYETPGGAILHKAHRAVESITMDREVMLARDQLSPKIAQLIYNGFWYSPEMSLMMSFVDKTQENVTGTARVRLYKGNCDVVGRRAPKSLYDEKITTFEEDEGVYQQADAGAFIRLNALRLRVRKNAGLF, from the coding sequence ATGGCAAGCGAGGTGAAGAAAATCGTGTTGGCGTATTCGGGGGGATTGGACACGTCGGTCATCCTGAAGTGGCTCCAAGAAACCTACAAGGCGGACGTGGTCGCCTATATCGCCGATGTCGGCCAAGGCGAAGAGACGGAACCCGCACGGCAGAAAGCCGTCGCCACGGGCGCTTGCGCCGTTTACGTTGACGATGCGCGCGAGGAATTCGCCCGCGATTTCGTCTTTCCCACCATTCGCGCCAACGCCATTTACGAGGGTACGTACATGCTCGGCACGAGCGTGGCCCGGCCGTTGATCGCCAAGGGACAGATCGAAATCTACCGCAAGGAAAAGGCCGATGCCGTTTCGCACGGCGCGACGGGCAAGGGAAACGATCAGGTCCGGTTTGAACTGACGTATTTTGCGCACGAACCGAACGTGCGCATCATCGCGCCCTGGCGGGATCCGAAGTGGGATCTTACCAGCCGGACGAAGATGATGGAGTATGCGCAGAAACACGGGATCGCCGTTCCGACGACGGTCAAGAAGCCGTATTCCTCGGATCGCAATCTGTTGCACATCTCGTTCGAGGGCGGCATTCTCGAGGATCCTTGGGCCGAGCCGCCCGAGGATATGTTTGTGTTGTCTGTGGATCCGCGCAAGGCGCCCGATATCCCCACCTATGTCGAGATTGATTTCGAGGAAGGCACGCCGGTCGCCGTTGACGGCTGCCGCCTTTCTCCCGCCGCGCTAATGGCGCGGGTCAACGAACTCGGCGGCGCCAACGGCGTGGGCCGGGTGGACATGGTCGAGAATCGTTTTGTCGGCATGAAATCGCGCGGTGTGTACGAAACGCCCGGCGGCGCCATTTTGCACAAGGCCCACCGCGCCGTCGAATCCATCACCATGGATCGCGAAGTCATGCTGGCGCGCGATCAACTGTCGCCCAAGATTGCCCAACTCATTTATAATGGCTTCTGGTATTCGCCGGAAATGTCGCTCATGATGAGTTTTGTTGACAAAACGCAGGAGAACGTGACCGGCACCGCGCGCGTGCGCCTTTACAAGGGTAATTGCGACGTGGTGGGCCGCCGCGCGCCGAAGTCGCTGTATGACGAGAAGATAACGACGTTCGAGGAAGACGAGGGCGTGTACCAGCAGGCGGACGCCGGCGCGTTTATACGGTTGAACGCGCTCCGTTTGCGGGTCAGAAAGAACGCAGGGCTTTTTTAA
- the argF gene encoding ornithine carbamoyltransferase — translation MRDFLSLADLDRASILGLIDLADELKQRQRRHEPYRPLEGKTLAMIFEKPSLRTRVTFEIGIFQLGGYGLFYQTRLGERESVPDVARNLERWVDGIMARTYSHQVLVELAEYSSVPVINALSDREHPCQILADAQALREHKGKFDGLKVAFVGDGNNVFASWAHFAARIPIHLTLTCPEGYEPDPEILAFAQRETNGSVMVTHDLAEGVGNADAVYTDVWASMGQEDEAEARAAVFAPYQVNAKCMALAKPDAVFMHCLPAHRGYEVTDEVIDSRQSIVFDEAENRLHAQKAIMVSLMK, via the coding sequence ATGCGGGATTTTCTTTCGCTGGCGGATTTGGACCGTGCGTCCATTTTGGGATTGATTGATCTTGCGGACGAGTTGAAACAGAGACAGCGCCGCCATGAACCCTACCGTCCGTTGGAAGGCAAGACGTTGGCCATGATCTTCGAGAAGCCGAGCCTTCGCACGCGGGTCACGTTTGAGATCGGCATCTTTCAACTGGGAGGCTACGGCCTTTTCTATCAGACACGGCTGGGCGAACGGGAAAGCGTGCCGGATGTGGCGCGGAATCTTGAACGATGGGTGGATGGCATCATGGCGCGAACGTACAGCCATCAGGTGCTTGTGGAACTTGCCGAGTATTCGTCCGTTCCGGTAATCAATGCGCTCAGCGACCGGGAGCATCCCTGCCAGATTCTGGCGGACGCCCAGGCATTGCGCGAGCACAAGGGTAAATTTGACGGCCTCAAGGTGGCCTTCGTGGGCGATGGCAACAATGTTTTTGCGTCATGGGCGCACTTTGCCGCGCGGATTCCGATTCATCTGACGCTTACCTGTCCGGAAGGCTACGAGCCGGATCCGGAAATTCTGGCCTTTGCGCAGCGCGAAACCAATGGATCTGTCATGGTCACGCACGACTTGGCCGAAGGCGTCGGAAACGCCGATGCGGTGTATACCGACGTGTGGGCGAGCATGGGCCAAGAAGACGAGGCCGAGGCGCGCGCGGCCGTTTTCGCGCCGTACCAGGTCAATGCGAAGTGCATGGCGCTTGCGAAACCGGATGCGGTGTTCATGCATTGCCTACCGGCTCATCGCGGCTACGAGGTCACGGATGAGGTCATTGACAGCCGGCAATCCATTGTATTCGATGAGGCGGAAAACCGCCTGCATGCGCAGAAAGCCATTATGGTGTCGTTGATGAAATAG
- a CDS encoding acetylornithine transaminase, giving the protein MNTDEIRQLNDKHIINTYGARKLALVRGEGMKLWDADGREYLDFFAGIAVTNLGHCHPAVTEAICAQARKLVHVSNLYYIEPQVELAELLCRHSFADRWFFCNGGAEANEAALKIARRYWAEKGTPKPVLLSAHQSFHGRTLATITATGQPKYQKGFEPLVPGIVHIPFNDVSALEAAITPEVGAVILEPIQGEGGVCVPSPDYLAKVRAVCSAKNVLLIFDEVQTGLGRTGKLFAHEHYSVTPDIMTLAKGLGNGVPIGAMGCTEEVASGFAPGSHACTFGGNPLSTAAAVATIKALTAPGFIEGAKQTGDYFFGKLNALAVRYPQIVDVRGKGLMIGVEMRDPVAPVIEKLIDAGIVCGPAGPNVLRFIPPLIVTAAEIDKVVTILDGILGGA; this is encoded by the coding sequence ATGAACACGGACGAAATCAGGCAGTTGAACGACAAACACATCATCAACACGTACGGCGCGCGCAAACTGGCGCTGGTGCGCGGAGAGGGTATGAAATTATGGGATGCGGACGGTCGCGAATACTTGGATTTTTTTGCCGGCATCGCGGTCACGAATTTGGGTCATTGCCACCCGGCCGTGACGGAAGCCATCTGCGCGCAGGCGCGTAAGCTTGTCCACGTTTCAAACCTATATTATATCGAGCCGCAGGTTGAACTGGCGGAATTGCTGTGCCGGCACTCGTTCGCGGATCGTTGGTTTTTCTGCAACGGCGGGGCGGAGGCCAACGAGGCGGCATTGAAAATCGCGCGGCGGTATTGGGCGGAAAAAGGCACGCCGAAACCCGTGCTGCTTTCGGCGCATCAATCCTTCCACGGGCGGACCCTCGCCACCATCACGGCGACGGGCCAGCCGAAGTATCAAAAGGGTTTCGAGCCGCTTGTGCCCGGCATTGTGCATATTCCGTTCAATGACGTTTCCGCGCTGGAGGCCGCGATTACACCGGAAGTGGGCGCTGTCATTCTTGAACCGATCCAGGGCGAGGGTGGTGTATGTGTGCCGTCGCCGGATTATCTCGCGAAAGTTCGCGCGGTATGTTCGGCCAAGAACGTGTTACTGATTTTCGACGAAGTCCAAACGGGTCTTGGGCGCACGGGGAAACTTTTTGCGCACGAACATTATAGCGTTACGCCGGACATCATGACGCTTGCGAAGGGTCTTGGCAACGGGGTTCCCATCGGCGCGATGGGCTGCACGGAGGAAGTGGCATCGGGGTTCGCTCCGGGATCCCATGCCTGCACGTTTGGCGGCAATCCGCTGAGCACGGCGGCGGCGGTGGCCACGATCAAGGCGTTGACCGCGCCCGGATTCATCGAAGGCGCAAAGCAGACGGGGGATTATTTCTTTGGGAAACTCAACGCACTGGCCGTCCGGTATCCCCAAATCGTGGACGTGCGCGGGAAAGGTCTCATGATCGGCGTCGAAATGCGCGATCCCGTGGCGCCGGTCATCGAAAAACTGATCGATGCGGGCATCGTGTGCGGTCCCGCGGGACCGAACGTGCTCCGGTTCATCCCCCCGCTTATCGTGACGGCCGCGGAAATTGACAAGGTCGTGACCATTCTCGACGGCATTCTGGGAGGTGCGTGA
- a CDS encoding zinc ribbon domain-containing protein, protein MPTYSYQCKKCGHVQDLFHAISANPRVKCEACGGACKRLLGTGAGIIFKGSGFYQTDYKKDGKKAASPAEGKGETKSEAKSESKAETKTETKPAAKASGAAKE, encoded by the coding sequence ATGCCGACATACAGTTATCAGTGTAAAAAATGCGGGCATGTGCAGGACCTGTTTCATGCCATCAGCGCCAATCCGCGGGTGAAATGCGAGGCATGCGGGGGCGCCTGCAAACGCCTTCTGGGAACGGGCGCGGGGATTATTTTCAAGGGTTCTGGCTTTTACCAGACGGATTACAAGAAGGACGGGAAAAAGGCCGCATCTCCGGCGGAGGGAAAGGGCGAAACCAAGTCCGAAGCCAAGAGCGAGTCCAAGGCCGAAACGAAAACGGAAACAAAACCGGCCGCGAAAGCTTCGGGAGCCGCAAAGGAATGA